In Rana temporaria chromosome 3, aRanTem1.1, whole genome shotgun sequence, a single window of DNA contains:
- the LOC120930601 gene encoding extracellular calcium-sensing receptor-like, with protein sequence MALFAAKRTKDISFCKVLGNSERGKPKRKCIGDKGTGYRRKMGDLFEAVWPLVLLNLITDASPMNKRCMLTTSSNLEGMTQPGDVMFGFVVPLHLEWVYQKVSFTTRPPKVPCTTFHVDSYQQIQALIFAVEEINNNPNLLPNTTLGFQVYDSCDVIQYDLDGALQILTGSSTAIANYRCLEDIPGSAIIGAALSSNSVLLAHVLGLFRYPQISHLATSRLLSDRNKFPSFFRTVPSDVFQSQGLAKLVLYFGWTWIGLVAVDNDYGQQGINVVKQEITKAGACIAFTVSILVSQPDRNALHIVRVIQQSSARVVIVFSTILDLIPVVQEMLKQKIYGKTFIASEGWSTSPLYATEDVYKIFSGTVGLALYSGVIPGFEDFLSNFHLFSGIGRNWLKLRWEEMFNCEFRTTKTDGNYSTILRNVCTGSESLKGTQNGYHDVSSLRNPYNVYKAVHILAQALMDLESCRPGTGPFPNASCAHIRNVKPWQLLYYMKNSRLTLSNGRELYFDENGDPPALYDIVNWQLNPDGTIHHLKIGSYDTVAIPSQMFTINKSAIFWVDGERQVPISVCSQSCPPGFRKAAKPGEPPCCLQCLPCAQGEISNQSDSFECYKCPWDKWPDHQKAKCLQKSIDYLSYEDFLGLSLAIISIGSSFVPAVILKIITKNKQSAIVKASNFSLSCLLLGSLALCFLSSLIFIGSPNRESCLLRQATFGLTFVLCISCILAKTIMVLLAFLAVKPLSRLKKWTNIRMAYAITTLCFLVQVILCITWLSLAPPYPQYNTHVYPELIIAECNEGSTFAFWTMLGYLFLLATISFIVAFLARRLPDSFNEAQFITFSMLALLSVWISYIPATLSAQGKYTVAMEIFAILASSWALVFCMFLPKCFIILFRPHMNSREILMRRDRPNTPTSSKICTLPQ encoded by the exons ATATCGGAGGAAAATGGGAGATTTATTTGAAGCAGTCTGGCCTCTAGTTTTACTGAATCTCATTACAGATGCATCTCCTATGAATAAGAGATGTATGTTAACTACTTCTTCAAACTTGGAAGGAATGACACAACCTGGAGATGTCATGTTTGGATTTGTTGTCCCACTCCATTTGGAATGGGTTTATCAAAAAGTTTCTTTCACTACGAGACCTCCAAAGGTCCCCTGTACAAC ATTTCATGTTGACAGCTATCAACAGATCCAAGCACTGATATTTGCAGTGGAAGAGATCAACAATAACCCCAATCTTCTACCCAACACAACTTTGGGCTTCCAGGTATATGACTCATGTGATGTTATTCAGTATGACTTGGATGGTGCTTTGCAGATACTGACTGGATCAAGCACAGCCATTGCCAACTACAGATGTCTTGAGGATATTCCTGGTAGTGCTATTATTGGAGCAGCCCTCTCCTCCAACTCTGTCCTCCTAGCACATGTTCTGGGACTCTTCCGGTATCCTCAG ATCAGCCATTTAGCAACAAGTCGCCTATTAAGTGACAGAAACAAGTTTCCATCTTTCTTCAGAACTGTTCCTAGTGATGTGTTTCAGTCTCAAGGACTGGCTAAGCTTGTATTATATTTTGGTTGGACATGGATAGGTCTGGTGGCTGTGGACAATGATTATGGTCAGCAAGGTATAAATGTGGTCAAGCAGGAGATCACCAAGGCCGGAGCTTGCATTGCCTTCACTGTAAGCATTCTTGTAAGTCAACCTGATCGCAACGCTCTCCACATAGTTAGGGTCATTCAGCAGTCTTCAGCCAGAGTTGTCATTGTCTTCTCCACAATACTTGACTTGATTCCAGTTGTGCAAGAGATGTTGAAGCAGAAGATTTATGGGAAAACATTCATTGCCAGTGAGGGTTGGTCAACATCACCATTATATGCCACAGAAGATGTTTATAAAATTTTCTCGGGGACAGTTGGATTGGCTCTCTACAGTGGAGTGATTCCAGGATTTGAAGATTTCCTGAGCAATTTTCACCTTTTCAGTGGTATAGGAAGAAATTGGTTGAAGCTGCGTTGGGAGGAAATGTTCAATTGCGAATTTAGAACTACGAAAACTGATGGAAACTACTCCACAATACTGAGGAATGTGTGCACAGGGAGTGAGTCTCTCAAAGGAACGCAGAATGGTTACCATGATGTATCCAGTTTGAGAAATCCATACAATGTCTACAAAGCAGTGCATATCTTAGCTCAAGCATTAATGGATCTTGAAAGCTGTAGACCAGGTACAGGGCCATTTCCTAATGCAAGTTGTGCACATATTAGGAACGTCAAGCCATGGCAG CTCTTGTACTACATGAAGAATTCCAGACTCACTCTGAGCAATGGCAGAGAGCTTTACTTTGATGAAAACGGAGACCCACCAGCATTATACGACATCGTAAACTGGCAGCTGAACCCAGATGGCACGATACACCACCTTAAGATTGGCAGCTATGACACTGTGGCAATCCCTAGTCAAATGTTCACTATTAACAAAAGTGCAATTTTCTGGGTGGATGGAGAGAGACAG GTCCCCATCTCTGTTTGCAGTCAAAGTTGTCCTCCAGGATTTCGAAAGGCTGCCAAACCTGGAGAACCACCCTGCTGCCTTCAATGCCTCCCCTGTGCACAAGGAGAGATTTCCAACCAGTCAG ATTCTTTTGAGTGCTACAAGTGTCCTTGGGATAAGTGGCCAGACCATCAGAAAGCAAAATGCCTTCAAAAAAGTATAGATTACCTTTCTTATGAAGATTTTCTTGGACTTTCTTTGGCAATCATCAGCATTGGGTCGTCTTTTGTTCCAGCCGTGATTCTTAAAATTATCACAAAGAACAAACAAAGTGCCATTGTGAAAGCCAGCAATTTTTCTTTAAGTTGCCTTCTTCTAGGATCTTTAGCACTGTGCTTCCTCAGCTCCTTAATTTTCATTGGGTCCCCCAACAGGGAGAGCTGTCTGTTACGTCAGGCTACATTTGGCTTGACTTTTGTTCTCTGCATATCCTGTATCTTGGCTAAGACAATCATGGTGTTGCTTGCATTCTTGGCTGTCAAACCATTAAGTAGGCTGAAAAAATGGACTAATATTCGGATGGCCTATGCAATTACAACACTTTGTTTCTTAGTACAGGTCATCTTGTGCATTACTTGGCTGTCTCTAGCTCCTCCATATCCACAGTACAACACTCATGTTTACCCAGAACTAATTATTGCTGAGTGCAATGAAGGCTCTACTTTTGCTTTTTGGACCATGTTGGGTTACCTATTTCTCCTGGCCACTATAAGCTTTATTGTTGCTTTCCTGGCTAGGAGACTTCCTGACAGCTTTAACGAGGCCCAGTTTATCACATTCAGTATGCTGGCCCTCCTGAGTGTCTGGATATCTTATATCCCAGCAACCCTTAGTGCTCAGGGCAAGTACACAGTGGCAATGGAAATCTTTGCCATTTTGGCTTCCAGCTGGGCTCTAGTCTTCTGCATGTTCCTTCCTAAATGTTTCATCATATTGTTTAGACCACACATGAACTCCAGGGAAATACTAATGAGGAGAGATAGGCCTAACACCCCAACATCTTCCAAAATATGTACATTGCCTCAGtga